A window of Castanea sativa cultivar Marrone di Chiusa Pesio chromosome 1, ASM4071231v1 contains these coding sequences:
- the LOC142621603 gene encoding uncharacterized protein LOC142621603 has protein sequence MSAKWRALQHRHRYTYNAVVFPNSYTESLLAALQTNPSSKFYAELNHLVSLNSIYSQINHAKKLASSFNDFLSNANSSKQQQQQQHQHEDSIREASRFYLELLFLENSQPLHKTLVSSLSKSQHHHSLIRASFHALFLEYAGHHEERRQKKKNRFFCASRVALSVLGLPRLGYLADVIEECALIVAYDVVSSLNSVVSETKDWARPSPIVMEQCQEALSCLYYLFQRFPSQLTDSNILEASLTVILSVLNSIAFSRDCFVAAGVCFFAALQVCLNPQQLALFIIRGIFNRITVNSVVSVNELRNVIDKVPYKGDLCDEIANFAVLSRLCLIRGVLTAVSRDVLNTRFDVERESDDGGGGGGNCVTTILYDGILPELCEYCENPSDSHFNFHALTVLQICLQQIKTSVLANISDPSGDYELITEEMGARIMRIVWNNLEDPLSQTVRQVHLVFDLFLDIQSSLCWSEGGERIKSFLEKITSYLLCLGPRCKGRYVPLASLTRRLGAKTMLEMSPDLLYETIQAYVDDDVCCAVTTFLKCFLEYLRDECWSSEGIADGYAVYRGNCLPPLLYGLGSGLSKLRSNLNTYALPVILEVDVDSIFTMLAFISIGPNGAENGLLYQETGLSNMELKVEQQVAILVSLFKVSRLLALIEGDIDWCKKNGVQDKEGVLGSDRFSCNALVCIKGIEVEVPVEWLVLALTHVDESLRVDAAESLFLNPKTSSLPSHLELTLMKEAVPLNMRCCSTAFQMKWSSLFRKFFSRVRTALERQFKQGSWQPLVYHGNTEVHFLNGSEETTVNRADDLFHFMRWFSSFLFFSCYPSAPYKRKIMAMDLFLIMLNVWSIVPSDQEDCRSLTPESCLYPYNKGITLPGSTLLLVGSIVDSWDRLRENSFRILLHFPTPLPGISCEGMVQKVIAWAKILVCSPRVRESDAGSLTLRFIFRKYVLELGWIVNVSINLVCFCSQPELVSGDDQTGKSRHPVIEYMKSLIDWLNVTVEEGERDLPEACKNSFVHGVLLALRYTFEELDWNSDVVLTSFLEMRYLLEKLLELIMRITSLALWVVSADAWYLPEDMDEMVDDDNFLFEVSNDVDVQAHSSDHEDKSSKVVQDARPSDQIVMVGCWLAMKEVSLLLGTIIRKIPLPSSGASDTLESGVPRSDADSSLMTESDAMLDVKQLEEIGSHFLEVLLKMKHNGAIDKTRAGFTALCNRLLCSNDPTLCKLTESWMEQLMERTVAKGQIVDDLLRRSAGIPAAFTALFLSEPEGAPKKLLPRALRWLIDVANGSLLNPNETNGTNGDSCIILSTKRNQETKSAMQPEIIESEKTSKIRHEGLVPTVHAFNVLRAAFNDTNLATDTSGFSAEALIISIRSFSSPYWEVRNSACLAYTALVRRMIGFLNIQKRESVRRALSGLEFFHRYPSLHTFVFNELKVATEMLGDVSSGHSESDLANVVHPSLCPLLILLSRLKPSTIASETGDELDPFLFMPFIRKCSTQSNLRVRVLASRALTGLVSNEKLPIVLHNIASELPFVENQLAESSVSSISLHMTLGSHHASFNSIHGILLQLISLLDMNCRNLADFSKKDQILGDLIQVLVARSCIGSPRWCPCPILNTSFLRVLDHMLSIARTFSMSKKIYAIRNLLLKSSTECLDVEASYGLSYYDPTIAELREQAAMSYFSCVFQASKEVSEEFQMPRRCPTLDSKLLKIPEMENPFAGLQERLIRSLSDTSYEVRVTTLKWLLKFVKAIESGSEVHDLSSGEIMIIKNWTKTSLHETMIKLLDSEKNNRCTYYILRILFAWNWLQFQKHGDGKCTQTFYIGGMDYDSLFQFWDKLISLYKLARHSKTRETLICCMGVCVKQFSGLFMSIVGLRIFVEHCESDKLERSARLYDCIIFFTSLIKQHGASSEPVSMRKAAAESVIASGLLEQAVVIDSSVLNNQIPRKDLRSHFEPNEAVNMYAHQILDIWFTCIQLLEDEDDGIRQRLALDVQKCFTLERCGRCSHAGKVPNQVEKVIALCFDHLSSTFGLWIEYFDYLSQWVLNAASYAIPKGDLVRRVFDKEIDNHHEEKLLLSQICCSHLENLPVSKSWAVNISDKEGMRSYLHNCRHRFCHQLISFAKDHVEKQGGADWIGGVGNHKDAFLPLYANLLGFYSLSNIILNEKAGDGRHLLSDVVELGRTITPFLRNPLIFNLYLLVVKLHEKNVSRIPDHLIPEFRDGCIWDSFEPYFLLR, from the exons ATGTCAGCGAAATGGCGAGCACTACAACACCGACACCGCTACACATACAACGCCGTCGTTTTCCCAAACTCGTACACCGAGTCTTTACTCGCAGCTCTCCAAACCAACCCATCGTCAAAATTCTACGCAGAACTGAACCATCTCGTTTCTCTCAATTCCATTTACTCCCAAATCAACCACGCCAAGAAACTCGCTTCTTCCTTCAACGACTTCTTGTCAAACGCCAACTCCtctaaacaacaacaacaacaacaacaccaacacGAGGATTCAATCCGCGAAGCCTCGCGTTTTTACTTGGAGCTCCTGTTCTTGGAAAACTCTCAGCCTCTGCACAAAACCCTCGTCTCCTCTCTCTCCAAATCCCAACACCACCACTCCCTCATCCGCGCGTCCTTCCACGCTCTCTTCCTCGAGTACGCCGGTCACCACGAGGAGCGTCgtcagaagaagaaaaaccgCTTCTTCTGCGCGTCGCGCGTCGCGCTGTCGGTTTTGGGACTGCCGAGGCTAGGCTATTTGGCCGACGTGATCGAAGAATGCGCGTTGATCGTGGCTTACGACGTCGTTTCGAGCTTGAACAGCGTCGTTTCGGAGACGAAAGACTGGGCTCGGCCTTCGCCTATTGTGATGGAACAATGCCAAGAAGCTCTCTCCTGCTTGTACTACCTTTTCCAACGGTTTCCGTCACAGTTAACCGACTCGAACATTCTAGAAGCTTCTCTGACCGTTATCTTGAGTGTTCTCAACTCCATTGCCTTTTCTCGCGACTGTTTCGTCGCGGCGGGGGTCTGCTTTTTCGCTGCCCTTCAGGTCTGCTTAAACCCTCAACAACTCGCCTTATTCATCATTCGAGGTATATTCAATCGCATTACAGTTAATTCGGTTGTTTCAGTTAATGAGCTTAGGAATGTGATTGATAAGGTTCCTTATAAGGGTGATTTATGTGATGAGATAGCGAATTTCGCGGTTTTGAGTAGACTTTGTTTGATTAGAGGTGTGCTCACTGCTGTTTCGAGGGATGTGCTTAATACCCGGTTtgatgtagagagagagagtgatgatggtggtggtggtggtggtaatTGTGTTACGACTATATTGTATGATGGGATTTTGCCTGAGCTTTGTGAGTATTGTGAGAACCCGAGTGATAGTCATTTTAATTTTCACGCATTGACTGTGCTGCAGATTTGTTTGCAACAGATAAAGACGTCGGTTTTAGCTAATATTAGTGACCCGTCTGGGGATTATGAGTTGATTACGGAGGAAATGGGGGCCCGGATAATGAGAATTGTATGGAATAATTTAGAGGATCCTTTGAGTCAAACGGTGAGGCAAGTTCATCTCGTGTTTGATCTTTTCCTAGACATTCAATCTTCACTTTGTTGGTCGGAAGGTGGGGAGAGAATAAAGTCGTTTTTGGAAAAGATTACTTCGTATCTTCTTTGCTTGGGGCCGCGTTGTAAGGGTAGATATGTTCCTTTAGCTTCTCTGACAAGGAGGCTGGGGGCGAAGACTATGTTGGAGATGAGTCCTGACTTGCTGTATGAGACGATACAGGCGTATGTTGATGATGATGTTTGCTGTGCTGTAACAACGTTTTTGAAGTGTTTCCTTGAGTACTTGCGTGATGAGTGTTGGAGCAGTGAGGGTATTGCAGATGGTTATGCCGTTTATAGAGGGAATTGCTTGCCCCCGCTTTTGTATGGGCTTGGTTCTGGACTTTCAAAGCTTCGTTCGAATTTGAACACTTATGCTCTGCCTGTTATACTTGAGGTGGATGTGGATAGTATATTTACTATGCTTGCTTTTATCTCCATTGGGCCAAATGGGGCTGAAAATGGACTGTTATATCAGGAGACTGGTCTTTCAAACATGGAACTAAAGGTTGAACAGCAAGTGGCCATTTTAGTGTCATTGTTCAAGGTCTCTCGTTTACTTGCTTTGATTGAGGGGGACATTGATTGGTGCAAGAAAAATGGGGTACAGGATAAAGAGGGTGTGCTTGGATCAGATCGCTTTTCGTGTAATGCTCTTGTCTGCATAAAGGGGATTGAGGTGGAAGTCCCTGTTGAGTGGCTTGTACTGGCACTGACCCATGTTGATGAGTCACTTCGTGTAGATGCTGCTGAGTCCCTTTTCTTAAACCCCAAGACATCTAGTTTGCCTTCCCATTTAGAACTTACTCTGATGAAGGAAGCAGTGCCATTAAACATGAGGTGTTGCTCTACTGCTTTTCAGATGAAGTGGAGCAGCTTATTCAGAAAGTTCTTTTCTCGGGTTCGGACAGCCTTGGAGAGACAATTCAAGCAGGGCAGCTGGCAACCACTTGTCTATCACGGTAACACTGAAGtgcattttttaaatggaagTGAGGAAACTACAGTTAACAGAGCGGAcgatctttttcattttatgagGTGGTTTagttcttttctatttttctcatGTTATCCTTCTGCTCCTTACAAGAGAAAAATAATGGCCATGGACCTCTTTCTGATAATGCTTAATGTTTGGTCTATTGTGCCTTCTGACCAAGAAGACTGTAGATCTCTTACTCCTGAAAGCTGTCTCTATCCTTACAATAAAGGAATTACATTACCTGGTTCAACTTTGTTGTTAGTTGGGTCGATAGTAGATAGTTGGGACAGGCTAAGAGAGAATTCTTTTCGTATATTGCTACATTTTCCTACCCCACTTCCTGGAATTTCATGTGAAGGCATGGTCCAGAAAGTAATTGCTTGGGCTAAGATATTAGTTTGCAGTCCACGTGTGAGAGAAAGTGATGCAGGATCTCTGACTTTACGGTTTATATTTAGGAAGTATGTTTTGGAGCTGGGATGGATTGTCAATGTATCAATTAATCTTGTCTGTTTTTGTTCACAGCCTGAACTAGTAAGTGGAGATGATCAGACTGGCAAATCTAGGCATCCTGTCATAGAATATATGAAATCTCTTATAGATTGGTTAAATGTTACTGTGGAGGAGGGAGAGAGGGACCTGCCTGAAGCATGCAAGAACAGCTTTGTTCATGGTGTATTACTTGCTCTGCGGTATACTTTTGAGGAATTGGATTGGAATTCTGATGTAGTCTTGACTAGCTTCTTAGAGATGAGATATTTATTGGAGAAACTCTTGGAGCTCATCATGAGAATAACTTCTTTGGCACTTTGGGTGGTTTCTGCAGATGCTTGGTATCTTCCAGAAGACATGGATGAGATGGTAGATGATGATAATTTCCTGTTTGAGGTTTCAAATGATGTGGATGTGCAGGCACATTCTTCAGACCATGAAGATAAAAGTTCAAAAGTTGTCCAGGATGCCAGACCGTCAGACCAAATAGTTATGGTTGGTTGCTGGCTTGCTATGAAAGAG gTGAGTCTTCTTTTGGGAACCATCATAAGAAAGATACCTTTACCAAGTAGCGGTGCTTCAGATACGTTAGAGTCTGGGGTCCCCCGTTCTGATGCTGACTCTTCGCTGATGACAGAATCTGATGCAATGCTTGATGTGAAACAACTTGAAGAAATTGGGAGCCACTTCTTAGAAGTCCTTCTGAAGATGAAGCATAATGGTGCAATTGATAAGACGAGGGCTGGATTTACAGCTCTTTGCAACCGTTTACTTTGTTCAAATGATCCAAC ACTCTGTAAGTTGACAGAATCTTGGATGGAGCAACTTATGGAAAGAACTGTAGCCAAGGGACAAATTGTGGATGACTTATTAAGGAGAAGTGCAGGCATTCCTGCTGCATTTACTGCTCTATTTCTCTCAGAGCCAGAAGGTGCACCAAAGAAGCTTCTACCACGAGCACTGCGATGGCTAATTGATGTAGCTAATGGGTCTTTGCTGAATCCGAATGAAACCAATGGAACAAATGGTGACTCATGTATAATTTTGTCAACAAAACGAAACCAAGAAACCAAGTCTGCAATGCAACCTGAGATAATTGAGAGTGAAAAGACCTCAAAAATCCGACATGAGGGTCTAGTTCCTACAGTACATGCATTCAATGTCCTTAGAGCTGCTTTCAATGACACTAATCTGGCTACTGATACTTCAGGGTTCTCCGCTGAGGCTCTTATTATTTCTATTCGCTCCTTCTCTTCGCCATACTGGGAGGTACGGAACAGTGCTTGTCTGGCATACACTGCTTTAGTTCGTCGCATGATTGGATTCCTTAATATTCAAAAACGAGAATCAGTACGACGTGCGTTAAGTGGGCTTGAATTTTTTCATAG GTACCCCTCATTGCATACATTTGTATTCAATGAACTGAAAGTTGCAACTGAGATGCTTGGTGATGTGTCATCTGGGCATTCAGAATCTGACCTGGCAAATGTTGTGCACCCAAGTTTGTGCCCGTTACTGATACTTTTGTCCAGGCTCAAGCCTTCAACAATTGCAAGTGAGACTGGAGATGAGCTTGACCCTTTCCTGTTCATGCCATTCATCAGGAAGTGTTCAACCCAAAGCAATCTACGAGTCAGAGTTCTGGCATCCAGAGCTTTAACTGGTCTTGTTTCTAATGAAAAGTTGCCAATTGTCCTTCACAATATAGCCTCTGAGTTGCCTTTTGTAGAAAACCAACTTGCAGAATCATCTGTTTCATCCATTTCATTGCACATGACCCTCGGTTCTCACCATGCTTCCTTTAATTCAATACATGGAATACTATTGCAGTTAATTTCTCTTCTAGATATGAATTGTAGAAATCTTGCAGATTTTTCTAAGAAAGATCAGATTCTTGGTGACTTAATCCAAGTTCTTGTGGCTCGTTCATGTATTGGGAGCCCCAGATGGTGCCCTTGCCCCATTCTCAACACCTCTTTCTTGAGGGTTTTGGATCACATGCTTAGTATTGCAAGAACATTCAGTATgagcaaaaaaatttatgccATTAGGAACCTACTATTGAAGTCATCGACAGAATGCTTAGATGTTGAAGCTTCTTATGGGTTGTCGTATTATGATCCCACTATAGCAGAACTTCGTGAGCAAGCAGCTATGTCCTATTTTAGTTGTGTGTTTCAAGCATCAAAGGAAGTGTCTGAAGAGTTCCAGATGCCGCGGAGATGTCCAACACTTGATTCAAAATTGTTGAAGATACCTGAAATGGAGAATCCTTTTGCTGGACTCCAGGAAAGGTTGATCCGCTCCTTGTCAGACACATCATATGAAGTTCGAGTTACAACATTGAAGTGGCTACTTAAATTCGTGAAAGCAATAGAATCTGGTAGTGAGGTCCATGATCTTTCAAGTGGTGAGATTATGATCATTAAGAATTGGACCAAAACGTCTCTCCATGAAACAATGATAAAACTCTTAGACTCGGAAAAGAATAATAGATGCACATATTACATTCTAAGGATTCTTTTTGCTTGGAACTGGCTTCAGTTTCAGAAACATGGTGATGGTAAATGCACTCAAACATTTTATATAGGTGGGATGGATTATGATTCTTTGTTTCAGTTTTGGGATAAGTTAATTTCCTTGTACAAACTCGCAAGACATTCAAAGACTCGGGAAACACTCATCTGTTGCATGGGAGTATGTGTAAAGCAATTTTCTGGTTTATTTATGAGCATTGTGGGATTAAGAATATTCGTTGAACATTGCGAATCTGATAAATTGGAAAGATCAGCTCGCTTGTATGATTGCATCATTTTTTTCACAAGCCTAATCAAACAACATGGTGCCTCTTCTGAGCCAGTAAGCATGCGGAAGGCTGCAGCAGAATCAGTGATAGCATCCGGATTGTTGGAACAAGCTGTGGTTATTGATTCTTCTGTACTAAATAATCAAATCCCACGTAAGGATTTACGCTCTCATTTTGAACCAAATGAGGCTGTCAATATGTATGCTCATCAAATACTGGATATATGGTTCACTTGTATCCAGTTGCtagaggatgaggatgatgggaTCAGGCAGAGGCTTGCCTTGGATGTTCAGAAGTGTTTTACTTTGGAGAGATGTGGAAGATGCTCTCATGCTGGAAAGGTTCCAAACCAAGTGGAGAAAGTAATAGCATTGTGTTTTGACCATCTGTCTTCTACCTTTGGTCTCTGGATTGAGTACTTTGATTATCTTTCGCAGTGGGTACTAAATGCAGCTAGTTATGCTATACCCAAAGGAGATCTTGTGAGACGGGTCTTTGACAAGGAAATTGATAATCATCATGAAGAGAAGCTTTTGCTAAGTCAAATTTGCTGTTCCCATTTGGAGAATCTTCCAGTTTCAAAATCTTGGGCAGTAAATATCTCAGACAAAGAGGGCATGAGAAGTTATTTACACAACTGCAGACACAGGTTTTGCCATCAGTTGATCTCATTTGCCAAGGACCATGTGGAGAAACAGGGAGGCGCTGATTGGATAGGAGGTGTTGGCAACCACAAGGATGCTTTTCTACCTCTGTATGCAAATTTGCTTGGCTTTTATTCCCTCTCAAACATCATTCTCAATGAAAAAGCTGGGGATGGTAGGCATCTATTATCTGATGTTGTTGAACTTGGTAGAACTATTACTCCATTCCTTAGGAACCCTTTGATTTTTAACCTGTATTTGTTAGTTGTTAAATTACATGAGAAAAATGTTAGTAGGATTCCTGACCACTTGATCCCTGAATTCAGAGACGGCTGTATCTGGGATAGTTTTGAACCTTATTTTCTTCTTAGGTAA